A single region of the Mycobacterium avium subsp. avium genome encodes:
- a CDS encoding DNA polymerase III subunit delta', which produces MSGVFTRLVGQDAVKAELLGAARAARGDAGHSDAGAGTMTHAWLITGPPGSGRSVAALCFAAALQCTADGEPGCGRCHACTTTLAGTHADVRRVVPEGLSIGVDDMRAIVQIAARRPATGNWQIVVIEDADRLTEGAANALLKVVEEPPPSTVFLLCAPSVDPEDVAITLRSRCRHVALVTPSSEAIARVLVDSDGLTPETADWAASVSGGHVGRARRLATDPEARQRRERALGLVRDAATPSRAYAAAEELVAAAEAEAVVLTAERAEAETEELRTALGAGGTGKGTAGAMRGAAGAIKDLERRQKSRQTRASRDALDRALIDLATYFRDALMASSGAGAVRANHPDMAERVAALAAHAPPERLLRCIEAVLECREALAVNVKPKFAVDAMVATIGQQLG; this is translated from the coding sequence ATGTCCGGGGTGTTTACGCGGCTGGTAGGCCAGGACGCGGTGAAGGCCGAGCTGCTCGGCGCGGCCCGGGCCGCCCGCGGTGACGCGGGCCACAGCGACGCGGGCGCCGGGACTATGACACACGCCTGGCTGATCACGGGCCCGCCGGGGTCCGGACGCTCGGTGGCGGCGCTGTGCTTCGCGGCCGCGCTGCAATGCACCGCGGACGGCGAACCGGGTTGTGGCCGCTGCCATGCCTGCACGACGACCCTGGCCGGCACCCACGCCGACGTGCGCCGGGTGGTTCCCGAGGGCCTGTCGATCGGCGTCGACGACATGCGCGCGATCGTGCAGATCGCCGCGCGGCGCCCGGCCACCGGGAACTGGCAGATCGTGGTGATCGAGGACGCCGACCGGTTGACCGAGGGGGCTGCCAACGCGCTGCTGAAGGTGGTCGAGGAGCCGCCGCCGTCGACGGTGTTTCTGCTGTGCGCGCCGTCGGTGGACCCCGAGGACGTGGCGATTACGCTGCGGTCCCGGTGCCGGCACGTCGCGCTGGTGACGCCGTCGAGCGAGGCGATCGCCCGGGTGCTGGTCGACAGCGACGGCCTCACCCCCGAGACGGCGGACTGGGCCGCGTCGGTCAGCGGCGGCCATGTGGGCCGGGCGCGGCGGCTGGCCACCGACCCCGAGGCGCGGCAGCGCCGGGAGCGGGCGCTGGGCCTGGTGCGCGACGCGGCCACGCCGTCGCGGGCCTACGCCGCGGCCGAAGAGTTGGTGGCCGCGGCCGAGGCGGAGGCGGTGGTGCTGACCGCCGAGCGCGCCGAGGCCGAGACCGAGGAGCTGCGCACGGCGCTGGGCGCCGGCGGCACCGGCAAGGGCACCGCGGGCGCCATGCGCGGGGCGGCCGGGGCCATCAAAGACCTTGAGCGGCGCCAGAAGTCGCGTCAGACCCGGGCGTCGCGGGATGCGCTGGACCGGGCGCTGATCGACCTGGCGACCTATTTCCGGGACGCGCTGATGGCCTCCTCCGGCGCCGGGGCGGTGCGGGCCAACCACCCGGACATGGCCGAGCGGGTCGCGGCGCTGGCCGCGCACGCGCCGCCCGAGCGGCTGCTGCGCTGCATCGAGGCGGTGCTGGAGTGCCGCGAAGCGCTGGCCGTCAACGTCAAGCCCAAGTTCGCCGTCGACGCCATGGTCGCCACCATCGGCCAGCAACTTGGGTGA
- a CDS encoding FHA domain-containing protein FhaB/FipA, which yields MQGLVLQLTRAGFLMLLWVFIWSVLRILRTDIYAPTGAVMVRRGLALRSTLLPSRQRRHAARYLVVTEGALAGGRITLSGQPVLIGRADDSTLVLTDDYASARHARLTQRGSEWYVEDLGSTNGTYLDRAKVTTAVRVPIGTPIRIGKTAIELRP from the coding sequence ATGCAGGGACTGGTACTGCAGCTGACGCGCGCCGGATTTTTAATGTTGCTATGGGTATTCATCTGGTCCGTGCTGCGAATCCTGCGGACCGACATCTATGCGCCCACCGGTGCCGTCATGGTGCGTCGCGGCCTGGCGCTGCGCAGCACCCTGCTGCCGTCCCGTCAGCGCCGCCACGCCGCCCGCTATCTGGTGGTGACCGAGGGCGCGCTGGCCGGCGGGCGCATCACCCTCAGCGGGCAGCCGGTGTTGATCGGGCGTGCTGACGACTCGACCCTGGTGCTCACCGACGACTACGCCTCGGCGCGGCACGCCCGGCTGACTCAGCGCGGCTCGGAGTGGTACGTCGAGGATCTAGGATCGACCAACGGCACTTACCTCGACAGGGCAAAGGTGACCACTGCGGTACGAGTTCCGATCGGAACGCCGATTCGAATCGGCAAAACGGCGATCGAGTTGCGCCCATGA
- a CDS encoding tyrosine-type recombinase/integrase — protein sequence MSAPSLKPAGPSGLIGKLMAEVRSEFRSDVLEFGADDPVFGGAECRVEGCGRTARGRGLCEGHRQRWDDEGRPSVEQFVVSTDPRWRRRQPNQRCRVPGCGYGSARGGMCGLHAQRWERAGRPSLAGWLAEPQPFKQPAAGVTCRIPHCELWPQGTSAFCQTHTNTWKVNGRPDIDVFADRFAAEAPLASEQIRLDRLIGQLKLELQYVLQRRHDDRQGKLTPDVVMRVVKALAAAGVGSLLHHDEDTWHDWARSTINDTRSRGFLSYASRVIADLAEAGGWDAEYPREVWRMRRLGYDGDRTLRFDGIPQPWLRDLAKRWVRWRLSTGLGLEAGGGRPVVALTRFAGYLADIGVESIDRINRPVLERYLANLRSDSIGAQRRGTHIGLLNRFFATVRQHRWDTDLPADAMFFAEDYPKRDERLPRALAEQVMTQLEDPDNLARYADPAHRLITIILMRCGLRITDALRLRSDCVVADAEGAPYLRYLNHKMKRDALVPIDEQLRELIAEHRNHTSQRWPAGTPVLFPRPTKNIDGTHPIASPTYRMALLRWLSVCDIRDEHGQPVHLTPHQWRHTLGTRLINRDVPQEVVRRILDHDSAQMTGHYARLHDTTVRRQWEAARKVDIHGATIIFDPSGPIAEAAWAKQRLGRATQALPNGYCGLPVQQSCPHANACLTCPMFLTTAEFLPQHHQQRQQTLQLITAAEARGQQRLAEMNRQVLHNLDTIITALNDSEPGKAKHAG from the coding sequence ATGAGCGCGCCGTCGCTGAAGCCCGCCGGCCCGTCGGGGCTAATCGGCAAGCTGATGGCCGAGGTCCGCAGCGAATTCCGCAGCGATGTACTGGAATTCGGTGCCGATGATCCGGTGTTTGGTGGAGCCGAGTGCCGGGTTGAGGGGTGCGGGCGAACCGCCCGCGGACGCGGCCTGTGTGAAGGACATCGGCAACGGTGGGACGACGAAGGACGCCCGTCGGTGGAGCAGTTTGTCGTGTCGACCGATCCGCGGTGGCGGCGGCGACAACCCAACCAGCGCTGCCGGGTGCCCGGTTGCGGTTACGGCTCTGCCCGTGGCGGCATGTGCGGGCTGCACGCGCAACGATGGGAACGCGCCGGGCGCCCCAGCCTGGCCGGATGGCTGGCCGAACCGCAGCCGTTCAAGCAACCAGCGGCCGGGGTGACCTGCCGGATTCCGCACTGCGAGCTCTGGCCGCAGGGCACGTCTGCGTTCTGCCAAACCCACACCAACACCTGGAAGGTCAACGGCAGACCCGACATCGACGTGTTCGCCGACCGCTTCGCCGCCGAAGCCCCGTTGGCCAGTGAGCAGATACGGCTCGACCGGCTGATCGGTCAGCTGAAGCTGGAACTGCAGTACGTGCTGCAACGCCGCCACGACGATCGGCAGGGCAAGCTCACCCCGGACGTGGTCATGCGCGTGGTGAAGGCACTGGCCGCCGCAGGCGTGGGCTCCCTGCTCCACCACGACGAGGACACCTGGCATGACTGGGCTCGGTCGACGATCAACGACACTCGCTCCCGTGGATTCCTCAGCTACGCATCCCGGGTGATCGCCGACCTGGCCGAGGCCGGCGGCTGGGACGCCGAATACCCGCGCGAAGTCTGGCGCATGCGCCGGCTCGGCTACGACGGAGACCGCACGCTGCGCTTCGACGGTATTCCGCAGCCGTGGCTGCGGGATCTGGCCAAGCGGTGGGTCCGGTGGCGGCTATCGACCGGATTGGGTCTGGAAGCCGGCGGCGGCAGGCCGGTCGTTGCGCTCACCCGCTTCGCCGGGTACCTCGCCGACATCGGCGTCGAGAGCATCGACCGGATCAACCGGCCGGTGCTGGAGCGCTATTTGGCCAACCTGCGCAGCGACTCCATCGGTGCCCAACGCCGCGGGACCCATATCGGGCTGCTCAACCGATTCTTCGCTACCGTCCGCCAACACCGTTGGGACACAGACCTTCCCGCAGACGCGATGTTCTTCGCCGAGGACTACCCCAAACGCGATGAACGGTTGCCTCGGGCACTGGCCGAACAGGTCATGACCCAGCTCGAGGATCCCGACAACCTTGCCCGATACGCCGACCCCGCTCACCGGTTGATCACGATCATCTTGATGCGTTGCGGGCTACGGATCACTGATGCGCTGCGGCTGCGCAGCGATTGTGTGGTCGCCGATGCCGAAGGCGCACCGTATCTGCGCTACCTCAACCACAAGATGAAACGCGACGCGTTGGTGCCCATCGACGAGCAGTTGCGCGAACTCATCGCCGAACATCGCAACCACACCTCCCAGCGTTGGCCGGCAGGCACGCCGGTGTTGTTCCCACGGCCGACGAAGAACATTGACGGCACCCACCCGATCGCGAGTCCCACCTACCGGATGGCGCTGTTGCGCTGGCTGTCCGTCTGCGACATCCGCGACGAGCACGGCCAGCCGGTGCACCTCACCCCGCACCAGTGGCGCCATACCCTGGGCACCCGGCTGATCAACCGCGACGTCCCGCAAGAGGTCGTGCGACGCATCCTCGACCATGACTCCGCGCAGATGACCGGGCACTACGCCCGCCTGCACGACACCACCGTGCGCCGTCAGTGGGAGGCAGCTCGAAAGGTCGACATCCACGGCGCCACAATCATTTTCGACCCGTCCGGGCCGATCGCGGAGGCCGCCTGGGCCAAACAGCGCCTCGGCCGAGCCACCCAGGCCCTACCCAACGGCTACTGCGGACTGCCGGTGCAGCAGAGCTGCCCGCACGCCAACGCCTGCCTGACCTGCCCGATGTTCCTCACCACCGCCGAGTTCCTGCCCCAGCACCACCAGCAGCGGCAACAGACTCTGCAGCTGATCACCGCCGCCGAAGCCCGCGGCCAACAACGTCTGGCCGAGATGAACCGTCAAGTCCTGCACAACCTGGACACCATCATCACCGCCCTCAACGATTCAGAACCAGGGAAGGCCAAACATGCGGGCTGA
- a CDS encoding DinB family protein, with amino-acid sequence MTDPCAGCGFAYDLSRAGTAGDDIRARAAEVGEILRDNAIDVRRRSRPDLWSPLEYACHLRDVLLVQRERVLAARRTGGADCASMGRDERAEHDGYNEQDPREVARQLADAATLFGNVLARLSNEDWDRTLVYHYPETRERSLRWVAVHTAHELHHHLLDIRGQL; translated from the coding sequence GTGACCGATCCGTGTGCGGGATGCGGCTTCGCCTACGACCTGAGTCGAGCCGGGACCGCTGGCGATGACATCCGCGCACGCGCGGCCGAAGTGGGGGAGATCCTGCGCGACAACGCTATTGACGTTCGGCGCCGCTCGCGGCCGGACCTGTGGTCGCCGTTGGAGTATGCATGTCATCTGCGTGACGTGCTGCTGGTACAGCGCGAGCGGGTGCTGGCGGCGCGGCGGACAGGCGGGGCCGACTGCGCGAGCATGGGCCGCGACGAGCGAGCCGAGCACGACGGCTACAACGAGCAGGATCCGCGCGAGGTTGCGCGCCAACTTGCCGACGCTGCAACGCTATTCGGCAACGTGCTGGCTCGGCTGTCCAACGAGGACTGGGACCGCACGCTGGTGTATCACTACCCCGAGACCCGCGAGCGCTCGCTGCGCTGGGTCGCGGTGCACACCGCACACGAGCTGCACCACCACCTGCTCGACATCCGCGGTCAACTGTGA
- a CDS encoding DUF3662 and FHA domain-containing protein, with product MSSQRGLVARIERKLEATVDNAFARVFGGPIVPQEVEALLCREARDGVQKLHGNRLLAPNEYIITLGMHDFEKVSADPDLTSSAFARYLADYIHEQGWQTYGEVVVRFEQSSSLRTGQYRACGAVNPDVQPRPTVDDPVRPQSNNAFGEERGVAPMTDNSSYRGAQGPGRPGDEYYDERYGRPQDDARGGSEPQGAPDQRGGYPPEQGGYPPQQGYPPPRHPEQGGYPEQGGYPPPQSYQEHGGYPDQRGGYPEPGQAGYPPQQHGYPDQRGYPEPAQGGYPQSYEQRPPAPPGYGGQGYDQGYRPPGGGYPPPGGQPAGGPQGYGGYGDYGRGPARPDEGGYAPPEQRPAYPEQGGGYDQGYPQGGGYGRQDYGSAEYTQYAEHAQGATYAPPGGGYPEAPGSEYEYGQPADYGQGGYGSTGTTVTLQLDDGSGRTYQLREGSNIIGRGQDAQFRLPDTGVSRRHLEIRWDGQVALLSDLNSTNGTTVNNAPVQEWQLADGDVIRLGHSEIIVRIH from the coding sequence ATGAGTAGCCAACGGGGGCTGGTTGCGCGGATCGAGCGCAAACTCGAGGCGACGGTCGATAACGCGTTCGCCCGCGTGTTCGGCGGGCCCATCGTCCCGCAAGAGGTCGAGGCCCTGTTGTGCCGCGAGGCCCGCGACGGCGTCCAGAAGCTGCACGGAAATCGCCTTTTGGCCCCCAACGAATACATCATTACCCTCGGTATGCACGACTTCGAGAAGGTCAGCGCCGATCCGGATCTCACGTCGAGCGCTTTCGCGAGGTACTTGGCTGACTACATCCACGAACAGGGGTGGCAAACGTATGGTGAGGTGGTCGTTCGGTTCGAGCAGTCGTCGAGCCTGCGCACCGGCCAGTACCGCGCCTGTGGTGCTGTCAACCCTGATGTCCAGCCCCGCCCGACGGTCGACGACCCCGTCCGGCCACAATCAAATAATGCGTTCGGCGAAGAACGAGGAGTAGCACCAATGACTGACAATTCGAGCTACCGCGGGGCTCAGGGGCCGGGACGGCCCGGCGACGAGTACTACGACGAGCGCTACGGGCGTCCCCAGGACGACGCGCGCGGTGGCTCGGAGCCGCAGGGTGCGCCGGACCAGCGCGGCGGCTACCCGCCTGAACAGGGCGGCTACCCACCCCAGCAGGGCTACCCGCCGCCCCGCCACCCCGAGCAGGGCGGCTACCCCGAGCAAGGCGGCTACCCGCCGCCGCAGAGCTACCAGGAGCACGGCGGATACCCCGACCAGCGCGGCGGATACCCCGAGCCGGGCCAGGCGGGCTACCCGCCCCAGCAGCACGGCTATCCCGACCAGCGCGGCTACCCCGAGCCGGCGCAGGGCGGCTACCCGCAGTCCTACGAACAGCGTCCGCCCGCCCCGCCGGGATACGGCGGCCAGGGCTATGACCAGGGCTACCGCCCACCCGGCGGCGGCTACCCCCCGCCCGGCGGCCAGCCCGCCGGCGGCCCGCAGGGCTACGGCGGTTACGGCGACTACGGTCGCGGCCCGGCCCGCCCGGACGAGGGCGGCTACGCCCCGCCCGAGCAGCGGCCCGCCTACCCGGAGCAGGGCGGCGGCTACGACCAGGGCTACCCGCAGGGCGGGGGATACGGCCGCCAGGACTACGGGTCCGCCGAGTACACGCAGTACGCCGAGCACGCCCAGGGCGCTACCTACGCCCCCCCGGGCGGCGGCTACCCCGAGGCGCCCGGCTCCGAGTACGAGTACGGTCAACCCGCCGACTACGGCCAGGGCGGCTACGGGTCCACTGGCACCACGGTCACCCTGCAGCTCGACGACGGCAGCGGCCGCACCTACCAGCTGCGCGAGGGCTCCAACATCATCGGCCGTGGCCAAGACGCGCAGTTCCGGTTGCCCGACACCGGCGTCTCACGGCGGCACCTGGAGATCCGCTGGGATGGACAGGTGGCGCTGCTGTCGGACCTGAACTCCACCAACGGCACCACGGTGAACAACGCACCCGTCCAGGAGTGGCAGTTGGCCGACGGGGACGTCATCCGGTTGGGCCACTCGGAGATCATCGTCCGGATCCACTAG
- a CDS encoding Imm63 family immunity protein, giving the protein MVDGKTAHLQAEVDRIAARLNVPPIKVGVVLKNDDHNIYIDDDGRYHYDYWERGRQGFDRVGDIDEALYGFATDAAFDIGYSYSARFSPPDQDRRILLWAKQYELLNQLNPGWAKRCVRERADQLRGWGLHEAVELLPDIPERDG; this is encoded by the coding sequence ATGGTCGACGGAAAGACGGCACATCTGCAGGCCGAGGTTGATCGCATCGCGGCAAGACTGAATGTTCCACCAATCAAGGTTGGCGTCGTACTTAAGAATGACGACCACAACATCTACATCGACGACGATGGTAGGTACCACTACGACTACTGGGAGCGCGGCCGGCAGGGGTTCGACCGAGTCGGCGATATCGACGAGGCCCTCTACGGGTTCGCGACGGACGCGGCTTTCGATATCGGCTATTCATACTCGGCCAGATTCAGTCCGCCAGATCAGGACCGCCGGATCCTGTTGTGGGCCAAGCAATATGAACTGCTGAACCAACTGAACCCGGGCTGGGCGAAACGCTGTGTACGCGAGAGGGCGGACCAGCTACGAGGTTGGGGCCTACACGAGGCTGTCGAGCTGTTGCCGGACATCCCGGAACGGGACGGTTGA
- a CDS encoding site-specific integrase, translating to MQIARVISPVSLRESWTVLGDDDAPVAAVDRYLAYLTDIERSPNTVKAYAHDLKDWFGFLAERGLDWRAVRLDDVGEFVAWLRLPLRARHGQVAVLPSVPHHCTESTVNRKLSAVGAFYTHAARDGLDVSALLTSWQVGGARGGWKPFLHHISKGAPRSRRVIALKAPKKLPRVLSPDEVQAILDGCGRLRDRLLFAVLYDTGMRIGEALGLRHNDIAAAEHEVTVRRRDNANGARAKSQTVRTIPVSSALIRLFADYLHSEYGDLDSDYVFVNLWGRPQGHPLTYAAVYDLVRRLRRRTGIDFDPHWLRHTAATRLLRDGVSIEVVAHLLGHAHVATTTTTYGHLTVEDARRVMEQAGWFTDGQVRL from the coding sequence ATGCAGATTGCACGAGTTATCTCGCCGGTCTCGTTGCGTGAGTCGTGGACCGTTCTCGGCGACGACGACGCTCCGGTAGCAGCGGTTGACCGGTATCTGGCGTATCTGACCGATATCGAGCGATCACCGAACACGGTCAAGGCGTACGCGCACGATCTCAAGGACTGGTTCGGTTTTCTCGCCGAGCGTGGGCTGGACTGGCGGGCGGTGCGGCTTGATGACGTAGGTGAGTTCGTGGCCTGGCTGCGGCTGCCGCTGCGGGCCCGGCATGGGCAGGTTGCGGTGTTGCCGTCGGTGCCGCATCACTGCACGGAATCTACTGTGAACCGCAAGCTTTCGGCGGTCGGGGCGTTTTACACCCACGCCGCACGAGATGGGCTGGATGTCAGCGCTCTGCTGACCTCGTGGCAGGTCGGCGGCGCGCGCGGTGGTTGGAAGCCGTTTTTGCACCACATCAGCAAGGGCGCGCCGAGGTCGCGGCGGGTGATCGCGTTGAAGGCGCCGAAGAAGCTGCCGCGGGTGCTCTCACCGGACGAGGTGCAGGCGATCCTGGATGGTTGCGGTCGGCTGCGGGACCGATTGCTGTTCGCCGTGCTCTACGACACCGGGATGCGGATCGGTGAGGCACTTGGTTTGCGGCACAACGACATCGCCGCTGCCGAGCATGAGGTGACGGTGCGGCGACGCGATAACGCCAATGGCGCGCGCGCCAAGTCACAGACCGTCCGCACGATCCCAGTCAGCAGCGCGTTGATCCGATTGTTCGCCGACTACCTTCACAGCGAGTACGGCGATCTGGACAGCGACTACGTGTTCGTCAACCTGTGGGGCCGCCCGCAGGGGCATCCGCTGACCTACGCTGCGGTCTACGACCTGGTGCGGAGGCTGCGCCGGCGGACCGGGATCGACTTCGACCCGCACTGGCTGCGACACACGGCCGCAACCCGGCTGCTGCGCGACGGAGTCAGCATCGAGGTGGTCGCGCACCTGCTCGGACATGCGCACGTGGCGACGACGACCACGACGTATGGGCACCTCACCGTGGAGGACGCTCGGCGGGTCATGGAACAGGCAGGCTGGTTCACCGATGGGCAGGTGCGGCTATGA
- a CDS encoding nuclear transport factor 2 family protein: MDVDVVAFSERWVRNWNAHDVDAVLDEFHDDVVFTSPVAAQLLPETQGIIRGKAALRQYWTAALASIPDLRFSVEGVYQGIDTVVIAYRNQNGNLVNEVLTFRDGAIIEGHGTYLTEGAD; this comes from the coding sequence ATGGACGTCGACGTGGTCGCCTTCTCCGAACGATGGGTGCGGAACTGGAATGCCCACGACGTCGATGCCGTCCTGGATGAGTTTCACGACGACGTCGTGTTCACCTCTCCCGTCGCCGCCCAGCTGCTGCCCGAAACACAGGGCATCATCCGCGGTAAGGCCGCGCTGCGGCAGTATTGGACCGCCGCGCTCGCGAGCATTCCGGATCTGAGGTTCTCGGTCGAGGGCGTGTATCAGGGCATCGACACTGTCGTCATCGCCTATCGCAATCAGAACGGAAACCTGGTCAACGAGGTGCTGACTTTCCGGGACGGCGCGATCATCGAAGGCCACGGAACATATCTCACGGAGGGCGCAGATTGA
- a CDS encoding TNT domain-containing protein, which yields MGLPYIDKQALIAEAGGDPWAINASLQAGSPSQISNLAGAFHRAGRCTQEADNAFQQARSRFDAAWNHQDGDHPINDSEEVQRVTKALGAQSLQLPKIGADLEGIAAALAEAQKAGAARIATLDAQLKNISDLVVEAVALLNDKSLSPPDRDALHALINTCENDALRDTKAALADLQAIRNGYADGLQKSLNSLHAEGYDGAPLHGVDADGVAPASPAQQAALDDIRRATNQAVLDQMAKVRAAQRALDKAMADVYAHGPGSPEGEAASAQLPKLKADLAHALDGLGKIPDYTGVDPASVNVTPDGHFMFTYNVNGQPVQVVCQLKNGTGEFFDQATGTYYTFNGGKLTGMRTPDPGKVEATSEPLWTAITTAVGGYGLKVGGTAAWQGLKTLFSREMLDGLTSENVISRAMTGAEVRAALAEAEYPRGIGGEPVPGTHPLEPPPVEHTPPSADAPVEHAPGGPHVAVPDSPPPLPPEQPPPPPLASDHPLFEGYHPIDPGPEFTNADGSLRYPDDTLPTKPYAVPGTVVPDAQLSAGTVLSRFGFPGGGYLAPEGTPFAELALPPGSAGKPYFQYVVDDPTRLPPGWHIEQSEVAPWFHQPGGGQQYRIINEEGATGDVAELVRWGYLRRIN from the coding sequence ATGGGACTCCCGTACATAGATAAGCAGGCGCTGATCGCCGAAGCCGGCGGTGACCCGTGGGCGATCAATGCGAGCCTGCAGGCGGGCAGCCCGTCACAGATCTCCAACCTGGCCGGGGCCTTCCACCGCGCGGGCCGCTGCACGCAGGAAGCCGACAACGCGTTCCAGCAGGCGCGGTCACGATTCGACGCGGCCTGGAATCACCAGGACGGCGATCATCCCATCAACGACTCCGAGGAAGTGCAACGCGTCACGAAAGCCCTTGGGGCCCAGTCCTTGCAGCTGCCCAAGATCGGCGCCGACCTGGAAGGCATTGCCGCCGCGCTGGCCGAGGCGCAGAAAGCGGGTGCGGCGCGGATCGCCACCCTGGATGCCCAGTTGAAGAACATTTCCGACCTGGTGGTCGAGGCGGTCGCCCTATTGAACGACAAGAGCCTCAGTCCGCCTGACCGGGATGCGCTGCATGCCCTCATCAACACATGCGAGAACGACGCCCTGCGCGACACCAAGGCGGCCCTGGCTGATCTGCAAGCGATCCGCAACGGCTACGCCGATGGGCTGCAAAAGTCGTTGAACAGCCTGCACGCCGAAGGGTATGACGGCGCGCCCCTCCATGGTGTCGACGCCGACGGCGTCGCCCCGGCCTCTCCGGCTCAACAGGCCGCCTTGGATGACATTCGCCGGGCCACCAATCAGGCCGTCCTGGACCAGATGGCCAAGGTGCGTGCCGCGCAGCGGGCTCTGGACAAGGCGATGGCCGACGTCTATGCCCACGGGCCCGGCTCGCCGGAAGGCGAGGCCGCCAGCGCCCAGCTACCCAAGCTCAAGGCCGATCTCGCCCATGCGCTCGACGGCCTGGGCAAGATTCCCGACTACACCGGCGTCGACCCCGCGTCGGTGAATGTCACGCCCGATGGCCACTTCATGTTCACCTACAACGTCAACGGGCAGCCCGTACAGGTTGTCTGCCAGCTCAAGAACGGGACGGGCGAATTCTTCGACCAGGCCACCGGCACGTACTACACCTTCAACGGCGGCAAGTTGACCGGAATGCGCACGCCCGATCCGGGGAAGGTGGAAGCCACCTCCGAGCCATTGTGGACCGCCATCACGACCGCGGTAGGCGGATACGGACTCAAGGTGGGCGGTACTGCCGCTTGGCAAGGCCTGAAAACGCTATTCAGCCGGGAGATGTTGGACGGATTGACGAGCGAGAACGTTATCTCCCGGGCGATGACCGGGGCTGAGGTGCGTGCGGCGCTCGCTGAGGCCGAGTACCCGCGCGGCATCGGCGGCGAGCCCGTTCCCGGCACCCATCCGCTTGAGCCTCCTCCCGTGGAGCACACTCCCCCGTCGGCCGATGCACCCGTCGAACATGCGCCCGGTGGGCCGCATGTCGCCGTGCCCGACAGCCCGCCGCCTTTACCGCCGGAACAGCCGCCGCCGCCCCCGCTTGCCTCGGACCATCCGCTCTTCGAGGGATACCATCCGATCGATCCCGGCCCGGAATTCACCAACGCCGACGGCAGCCTGCGATATCCGGACGACACATTGCCGACCAAGCCGTACGCGGTACCCGGGACGGTCGTCCCGGATGCTCAGTTGTCGGCTGGGACAGTTCTGAGCCGATTCGGGTTTCCCGGTGGCGGATACCTGGCCCCCGAAGGAACACCGTTCGCCGAACTGGCCCTCCCACCAGGAAGCGCCGGCAAGCCGTACTTTCAATATGTGGTCGACGACCCGACCCGCCTTCCGCCCGGGTGGCACATTGAGCAGTCGGAGGTGGCGCCGTGGTTTCATCAGCCCGGCGGCGGTCAGCAGTACCGCATTATTAACGAAGAGGGAGCGACGGGCGATGTCGCGGAATTGGTCAGGTGGGGCTACTTGAGAAGGATTAACTAA
- a CDS encoding DUF6262 family protein: MRADNSINLIRAAQQRHEHTRAKAIAAMHELDRTGAVLTFESVARHAGVSRSWIYTQIDLKDEICRLRAQHRPEPSTPLPARQRASDDSLRQRLEIANRRNHELADENRRLRRQLACALGQLRDDTGRHHERTHRDSVTIGPC, from the coding sequence ATGCGGGCTGACAACAGCATCAACCTCATCCGGGCGGCCCAGCAGCGGCACGAACACACCCGCGCCAAGGCGATCGCGGCGATGCACGAACTCGACCGGACCGGCGCCGTGCTCACCTTCGAATCCGTCGCCCGCCATGCCGGTGTCTCCCGCTCGTGGATCTACACCCAAATCGACCTCAAAGACGAGATCTGCCGGCTCCGCGCCCAGCACCGGCCCGAGCCAAGCACACCGTTACCTGCCCGACAACGCGCCAGCGACGACTCCCTGCGGCAGCGCCTCGAAATCGCCAACCGCCGCAACCACGAACTCGCCGATGAGAACCGGCGGCTACGCCGCCAACTCGCGTGCGCCCTTGGCCAACTCCGCGACGACACCGGAAGACACCATGAACGGACGCATCGCGATTCGGTAACGATCGGGCCATGCTGA